The stretch of DNA CCACCGAATCGGGCTTAACGCTGGGCCTTCGAGCCGGATCATTGAACGATCGGTGCGACCGACAGCCCCTGCGGCTGGGCGACGGCGAACGGGATATCTCTTTGGCGCCCCCGGGTGGACCGGGCATTAGAAAGTTGCCCCTCACCGAACTGGTGCGACGACTCGAAGCACCCGAGCCTGCGGCAACGGCCAGCTGTATTTGGTCCAGGGCGGCGGGATCCTGTTGCGCGTGGAAGGAATGCGTTTTCTTCATCTGAAAATTGGTAGACGGATGGACGTCAATGGTGTCGGATCGCCGGAACAGGTTCTTCTTCAGCATTGGGCGCTGTTGCGGGGGGGCAATCGTCGGATTCGGTGGCATATCGTCCATGTCAATGAACTGAATGGGCGATGTGCTCCCACCCAACGATcgtcccattcccattcccagttGCCCCATTCCCATGCCCATGCTGCCCATGCCCATGCTGCCCACACCGACACCATCGCccaggctgctgctgctgctgaccaGGTAAATGTCCGGCTGCTGGCGGTGCTGCTGGCCCAGCACCGGGCTAACCGCGTGTGAGGTTGGTGAGCTCTTCGAGTGCGCATgctgatgcggatgcggatgttGAAGCtgatgtggatgcggatgtTGCGGATGTTGGCGGTGCGATTGTGAATGCTGCTGGTGGGTTGTTTGATGCCTGGCAGCAGCTGCCTGTGCGGCCAGTTGCTGAAAAGTGTGCAAGTGcaactgatgttgctgttgttgttggtgttgttgttgttgttgttgttgctggtggtgtagctgttgttgttgttgttgttgttggaggAGGTGATGGTGTTGCTGGCGGGCAGATAGGGCTGGCGATACGGAACCACTCCCACCACCACGCTGGCTGGGATGGGCTAGaatatgttgctgttgctgttgttgctgttgttgtgcaGGGATTGCTAGGGTCTGCGGGGGTAGGGCGCCGGATCGGGGATGGGGCAGGGGCGAGGCCGAGCGGTGGATCAGCGGCTTCTCACTGATGACAATACCCTCGCCCTCCATATCCATCTCCATATCCAGGTCCATGTCCATGCCCATCTCCATGCCCATTTCCATGTCCAGATCCATGTCGAGATTCCCGGAAGACGGTGCATAATTGTCGATGGCCATGGACAGGGATCGGTGGATGGGCTTCAGCTTGGGCGGTTTCTTTTTGGTGGCGGGATTGTCAAAGGACGAGGTGCCCGACGTGTGCTCCTCGTCCGCCCCGCCGACGGTCAAATAGGGATCGAAGCTGTGCACCGCGACGACATGTTGGTGGTgtcgctgctgttgctgctggtggtgcgaCTGCTGTTGGTGGTGCGacgactgttgctgctgctggtggtggtgcgaCGACtgttgctggtgctgctgctgctgaccacCGCTGGTGCCGCGCTCCATGCGGTAGTAGTACTGCCGGGGATATCTATGGTAGTAATGTGCAATTGTGGTGCTGGTATGTGGTTATGTGGAGTGGATCAATCGGGGGAGCTATCGGGAGCTACCAGGAGGCTATGGGTTGGCTAGGGTTGTTCACTCTGACCTGTCAGCCCCAGAGAGATCGGTGGTTCAGGTGGTTCAGCTGGCAATCGCAGTGTTGCAGGTTGCAGATTGCAGATTGCAGGTTGCAGGTGTTGCAGTTCTGTatcttttatttgattttctatGTGCTATGTGCTGAATGCTGGATTGCTCTAGGTGGTGCTACACCGATCGTGGTTCGGAGGGTGGGGGGAGGTGGCTGGAaggatacacacacacacacatatggaTATACACACAGCGAGAGCTTAAAGGTGCAAGGACATTCGTGGACAAACTAGACAGGGAAGTTGCAAAAATACGCTTAAATTGGTTTTGTTATGTAATTTCTGCGGCTGCTTTGCGGATTTCTCTCTGCTTGTGcgtttttttggatttttgggtttattttttatcactGTTTctgctcttgttgttgttggtgtctTTTTGGCTGTTTTGGCTGTTTCTCCTGGCTCATTTATGGCTACTTTTCGTCTAATGCGTGCAATTTAATTCCTTTTTAGCTTTCTTTCTAGCTGCTACTGCGCTCACTGTTTTTTATTGTCACATTGTGTACgtgcttgttgttgtttttgttttatttattgcaattCAAATGagtctttgttgttgtttgacttgatgatgataatgatggGATTTGCTAtctggttgttgttgtggttgtaCAAAATGctctgttcttgttgttgttgtgttttttgttgtttgctaaagtttttggtttctgtttctgttttctggatttggtttttgttttttcttgcttGGTTTGCTTGCTACACTCATTAAAATTGGCAAATACAAAAGCACAACTAGAAGTAGAGAAGAGAGAAATTCGTAAAAAACGTATTAGCAAGCTGGGGACTGTGAGGGGGTGGTGAGTGGGTGGCGGGAGGAGGGTGATTGGTTGTGATGTTGTGTGGTGTTTGTGCCATGTGCAGAGTAAGTGATGGAAAACAGCCTCAAAATGTAAGAGAACAAGAGGAAGGAGACCGAAAGCGAATCGAATAAAAGCTAAAGTGGaagaaaataaggaaaaatacgCCACGGATTTTCCTAATTGAGCCGAGTCAAGCTCTAATTAATGAGTCATTGAGAATGCTCCATTGAGCCCAAGAGTTctttatggttttttaaaaacttcctttcaatttaagtaattttttttttaagagaaatttaaaaaaatcagtcAA from Drosophila takahashii strain IR98-3 E-12201 chromosome 2R, DtakHiC1v2, whole genome shotgun sequence encodes:
- the LOC108061559 gene encoding uncharacterized protein — protein: MERGTSGGQQQQHQQQSSHHHQQQQQSSHHQQQSHHQQQQQRHHQHVVAVHSFDPYLTVGGADEEHTSGTSSFDNPATKKKPPKLKPIHRSLSMAIDNYAPSSGNLDMDLDMEMGMEMGMDMDLDMEMDMEGEGIVISEKPLIHRSASPLPHPRSGALPPQTLAIPAQQQQQQQQQHILAHPSQRGGGSGSVSPALSARQQHHHLLQQQQQQQQLHHQQQQQQQQHQQQQQHQLHLHTFQQLAAQAAAARHQTTHQQHSQSHRQHPQHPHPHQLQHPHPHQHAHSKSSPTSHAVSPVLGQQHRQQPDIYLVSSSSSLGDGVGVGSMGMGSMGMGMGQLGMGMGRSLGGSTSPIQFIDMDDMPPNPTIAPPQQRPMLKKNLFRRSDTIDVHPSTNFQMKKTHSFHAQQDPAALDQIQLAVAAGSGASSRRTSSVRGNFLMPGPPGGAKEISRSPSPSRRGCRSHRSFNDPARRPSVKPDSVVESQIRHPSLNDDLMEPMNGRNLFAAPTNLSLENELFVDTRSRSNSHTKMEELGLAEITAAAVAVQRLRKHSGAGSFEDAAAGHSATHPPSAANSVKQKRESHHPHTRQVSTHSLELDGRPSTSAAAAAAAAAAGGHGLQQLHSAAAAANAAYHFKRGAQHGRSLYLSPSNLEELAVHRPGVLAAAAAFQGTNASASVKQAKALHSASVRLRSYRETLSASKKSKSFIGDASAGSGPQAGDDFELSSPHRRNSRPLSTVVPGSSIEEIKRSPRAISASAAAAAFIEEKRPSFERKSSLTYDHELSDAAFAAQVLRPFHHKLAAGRKGSVTGGSHKLKKKSLSDETDEDEAADRKRKRIVCIVLSTVLLCLVCASVFVLTITLTSSSGQGGKKAHSFSRDTPVHWTGMRPS